From the Bacteroidota bacterium genome, the window CCAGATCCAAGATAATTCCTCTCTATATTAATTATCTTACGGCTTTTAATTGAAAAGTAAACTGTAACCATCAAGAGTTGAAATAGCACAAAAACCATATTTAATAAAAAATGTTCTGCTATAAATCCAATGGTATTTTGTTCAAGCGCAGCTAATACGAAAAGCAAAAACAGAGCAGGGAACACCATCCATGAAACAGCTTTGTATTTAAAATCCTGAAAAGCTATTATACTTAGCAAACTTATACTCATAATGTCATAAAATAAACTCATTCGTATTTAAGAGTCTTTGTAATTTTGATCTTTGTAATTTCCATATTATACAAGTTGATATTCCTTTGTCAAACACCATGAAAAAAATAAACACTAATCCTTTGTAACCTCCTTCAGGTTTTTGTCTTGATCTACTTCCCATACATTAAATGTTCCATCACCATCAAAATCTATTACAGCGGTAGCCCTTACTTTAAAAGTTGTGGTGCCTGCTTCCACAACTTCTATCTGATAGTTGCCTGTTCCATCTTGAGTTACAAGTTTGACATGTTCAAAACCAATTTCATCGAAATTGCTGCTATATTTAGAATGAAGGTAAAAGTGGCTTTTTTGTAAAGTATGAATATGCTCCAACTGTAATTGGGCCTCCGTACTTTTTGCTTTAGATATTAGAGGCATCAGGTTAGGTAATGCGAGTAAAACCAGTATGCCTATTATTACTAACACTACCAATAATTCAGTTAAGGTAAATGCTGGGAGCTTTGTTAAAAGTAATTTCTTTTTCATTTGAATAGAATTAAATCAAGGTTTTCCCATGAAGTAATTCCCCAGTAAAAGAATAAACAAAAAACAGTTGTGCATCCTTCAAAGCCGTAAGAGTTATAAAATTGGGTTAAATCTTAATTAATATAGCGGCTAATTTAGATTAATTCTACAAAAAATCATGAACCCAAATTTATTAAAAAGGGGACATGGAAGTCGGCAAAGTGTTGATATAAGTGGAAAATGGAATAGAAAGAGGATAATATATTTTATTCTAATGTTTTAGTAGCTTATTACTATAATGCACAGTAATTACTGATGGTATAGGAGTTTTTGACTTTTTATTTTTATAAATAGATAATTCAAGATTAGCAA encodes:
- a CDS encoding prepilin-type N-terminal cleavage/methylation domain-containing protein; its protein translation is MKKKLLLTKLPAFTLTELLVVLVIIGILVLLALPNLMPLISKAKSTEAQLQLEHIHTLQKSHFYLHSKYSSNFDEIGFEHVKLVTQDGTGNYQIEVVEAGTTTFKVRATAVIDFDGDGTFNVWEVDQDKNLKEVTKD